Proteins from a single region of Lysinibacillus sp. JNUCC-52:
- a CDS encoding N-acetylmuramoyl-L-alanine amidase: MVSIRQKLVPANQAAKITNGKNNAKKYIVVHETDNTSVGADADAHARLQFNGNSRAASWHWQVDDHEAVQSFEHYWECWGAGTYIGNTQGIQVEICVNSDGDFNKAVENAAALIAKIMKDEHILIQNVVQHHYFSGKNCPRNIRAGKVSWTNFLKMITTIETPQPEKPPTESMKYRIITGTYSTRNAAVSVVDVMKKRFGWVAYIEQDGAQYRVKTGTFTGLTAAKSAEIKIKTAKLAQVTYIVEA; the protein is encoded by the coding sequence GTGGTATCAATAAGACAAAAATTAGTACCTGCAAACCAAGCTGCCAAAATTACAAATGGGAAAAACAATGCAAAAAAATATATCGTTGTCCATGAAACAGATAATACAAGCGTAGGAGCGGATGCGGATGCGCATGCTCGTCTACAATTTAATGGTAATAGTCGTGCGGCAAGTTGGCACTGGCAAGTAGATGATCATGAGGCAGTACAATCTTTTGAACACTATTGGGAATGCTGGGGAGCGGGAACTTATATAGGAAATACGCAAGGAATTCAGGTTGAAATATGTGTTAATAGTGATGGCGATTTTAATAAAGCTGTCGAAAATGCAGCAGCTTTAATAGCAAAAATAATGAAAGATGAACATATTTTAATCCAAAATGTCGTGCAGCATCATTATTTTAGTGGCAAAAACTGTCCAAGAAATATACGTGCAGGGAAAGTTTCCTGGACTAATTTTTTGAAAATGATTACAACTATTGAAACGCCACAGCCCGAAAAACCACCAACCGAATCAATGAAATACCGTATTATTACTGGAACATATAGCACACGAAATGCCGCCGTCAGCGTAGTAGATGTAATGAAGAAACGTTTTGGCTGGGTTGCTTATATTGAGCAGGATGGTGCGCAATATCGTGTAAAAACAGGTACCTTCACAGGGTTAACTGCTGCCAAAAGTGCAGAAATAAAAATAAAAACGGCTAAATTAGCACAAGTAACATATATTGTGGAAGCGTAA
- a CDS encoding spore germination protein — protein sequence MDKVELMMKSLQKAFNHSSDFTVRQVDWREGTSAILCFYTSLVDAKEVQRVLDTIYARLDTNKPFWSETLITTLEPFSLPLAIEHICNGETLIVIPETGEMLSLTVVNQVQRNPDEPNNEHVLRGSHEGLVESLETNLALLRKRIHNPALVVKSFSIGKETNTKAYYLYIDGVIKPETLDEIEKRIDAINIEYFYSVGQLSDELEDSVWSPFPQLLNTERPDRVVANLVEGKVVLLTNISPTALIAPVTFFSFYQSPDDYNGRVLVGTFYRIVRLMSFLAAVFLPAFYIAIISFHFEVLPLELSNQVKHDVNEIPYRPLIEALILEIIMELIRESSIRLPQSVGQTIGIVGGLVIGDAIVSAGLVSNLMVIVVALTAISSYVVPSVELNTSIRMLRFPFMLLASLFGFFGIVIGVVVLLIHLINLSSLKQPYFAPIVPFQPKEIYKVFVRGPYFKPTVQVTTFSPPKDNSVKNGDTP from the coding sequence ATGGATAAAGTGGAATTAATGATGAAAAGCCTACAAAAAGCATTTAATCATTCATCTGATTTTACAGTGAGACAAGTAGATTGGCGAGAAGGAACGTCTGCTATTTTATGCTTTTATACCTCGCTCGTAGATGCAAAAGAAGTGCAAAGAGTACTCGATACGATTTATGCTCGGTTAGATACAAACAAGCCCTTTTGGAGTGAAACGTTAATCACTACACTTGAGCCATTTTCTCTACCACTAGCGATTGAGCACATTTGTAATGGAGAAACACTAATCGTAATACCTGAAACTGGTGAAATGCTTTCTCTTACTGTTGTGAACCAAGTACAACGAAACCCTGACGAGCCAAATAATGAGCATGTTCTTCGTGGTTCACATGAGGGGCTTGTCGAGAGCCTCGAAACAAATCTGGCATTATTACGGAAACGAATTCATAATCCAGCGCTAGTAGTTAAATCTTTTTCAATCGGTAAAGAGACAAATACGAAAGCGTATTACTTATATATAGATGGGGTCATAAAACCTGAAACTTTGGATGAGATTGAAAAACGTATTGACGCTATTAACATTGAATATTTTTATAGTGTTGGCCAATTAAGTGATGAGTTAGAGGATTCTGTTTGGTCGCCTTTTCCACAATTGCTAAATACGGAGAGACCTGATCGCGTTGTAGCTAATTTAGTAGAAGGTAAAGTCGTATTGTTAACAAATATTTCTCCGACAGCCTTAATAGCACCTGTAACATTTTTTTCCTTTTATCAATCGCCTGATGATTATAATGGTCGTGTGTTGGTCGGTACCTTTTATCGGATAGTTCGGTTAATGTCATTTCTTGCAGCTGTTTTCTTACCTGCATTTTATATTGCTATTATCAGTTTTCACTTTGAAGTACTTCCTTTAGAGTTGAGTAATCAAGTAAAGCATGACGTAAATGAAATACCTTATCGACCGTTAATAGAAGCACTTATTTTAGAAATTATTATGGAGCTTATTCGAGAATCCAGTATACGATTGCCACAATCAGTAGGACAGACGATAGGAATCGTTGGAGGATTAGTAATAGGGGATGCAATTGTAAGTGCTGGCTTAGTCTCAAATTTAATGGTGATAGTAGTCGCTTTAACCGCAATTTCAAGCTATGTAGTGCCTTCCGTAGAACTAAATACATCAATTCGTATGCTTCGATTTCCATTTATGTTGCTCGCCTCATTATTTGGTTTTTTCGGTATTGTCATTGGAGTTGTTGTGTTATTGATTCACTTGATTAATTTAAGTTCTTTAAAACAACCATACTTTGCACCAATTGTGCCTTTTCAGCCAAAGGAAATATACAAAGTGTTTGTACGAGGACCGTATTTCAAACCAACTGTCCAAGTCACAACTTTTAGTCCACCGAAGGATAACAGTGTAAAGAATGGTGATACACCTTGA
- a CDS encoding S41 family peptidase: MDEQKKDGLEQQEQTQQVEVKPAGQFIQMKPFKFIMLMFFTILITAGLTIFALTFGEKKVVEVKVPIERAEFTKLYEAFDMLKDKYYKDIDDEKVVDGAINGMFDALEDPYSDFMVKDEAEQFNSGLSSSFQGIGAEIQERNGFITVVSPIKNSPAEKAGLLPKDIILTVDGKSIQGFSASEAVALIRGEKGTPVKLTVKRGENAEPIQMTIVRDDIPVETVYGEMLDGNIAHIQITSFSEQTAAELEKILAEYEGKGMKGIVLDLRQNPGGYLNAAVEISNLFVPEGKAIVQVQQKDEEPEITNAASGKKYNLPVTVLVDNGSASASEILAAALKESVGAKIVGETSFGKGTVQNVTPLKDGSNLKFTTGKWLTPNGNWINEKGIEPDVKVAYPAYASLPIIDPTIEMKDGMQSDSIKVAEEMLEVLGYEPGKADGIFDKYTEQAVKKLQADNKLEETGILTNETTYALMDALRAKMKSDDPQLLKAKELISDAKEQTEKKTN, from the coding sequence ATGGATGAACAGAAAAAAGATGGTTTAGAACAACAAGAGCAAACACAGCAAGTAGAGGTAAAACCAGCGGGACAATTTATTCAGATGAAACCGTTTAAATTTATTATGCTGATGTTCTTTACAATCTTAATTACCGCAGGCTTAACAATTTTTGCGTTAACATTCGGTGAAAAGAAAGTAGTAGAAGTAAAAGTTCCGATAGAACGTGCGGAATTTACAAAATTATACGAAGCATTTGATATGCTAAAAGACAAATACTACAAAGATATTGATGATGAAAAAGTAGTGGATGGTGCTATTAACGGCATGTTTGATGCATTAGAAGATCCGTATTCTGATTTCATGGTGAAAGATGAAGCAGAACAGTTTAACTCTGGATTATCTTCAAGCTTCCAGGGAATCGGCGCTGAAATTCAAGAACGTAATGGTTTCATTACTGTTGTGTCACCTATTAAAAATTCACCTGCTGAAAAAGCAGGACTATTACCAAAAGATATAATTTTAACTGTTGACGGCAAAAGTATTCAAGGATTTAGCGCTTCTGAAGCAGTTGCTCTAATCCGTGGTGAAAAGGGTACACCTGTTAAACTAACAGTGAAACGTGGAGAAAATGCTGAGCCAATTCAAATGACGATTGTACGGGACGATATTCCTGTTGAAACGGTTTATGGTGAGATGCTAGATGGAAATATTGCACATATTCAAATCACATCGTTTAGTGAACAAACAGCAGCAGAGCTAGAAAAAATACTTGCTGAATACGAAGGAAAAGGCATGAAAGGGATTGTCCTTGATTTACGCCAAAATCCTGGTGGTTATTTAAATGCAGCAGTAGAAATTTCGAATTTATTTGTGCCAGAAGGCAAGGCGATTGTACAAGTGCAACAAAAAGACGAAGAGCCTGAAATTACAAATGCTGCATCAGGGAAAAAGTACAATTTACCTGTCACTGTATTAGTTGATAATGGAAGTGCTTCAGCATCAGAAATTTTAGCTGCCGCTTTAAAAGAGTCGGTTGGTGCGAAAATTGTTGGAGAAACTTCTTTCGGTAAAGGGACAGTCCAAAATGTTACACCATTAAAAGATGGTTCTAATTTAAAATTCACTACTGGTAAATGGTTAACACCAAACGGTAACTGGATTAATGAAAAAGGTATTGAACCAGATGTAAAAGTAGCTTATCCTGCTTATGCTTCTTTACCAATTATCGATCCAACAATTGAAATGAAAGATGGCATGCAATCAGACTCCATAAAAGTGGCTGAAGAAATGCTAGAGGTGCTAGGATATGAGCCTGGTAAAGCCGACGGTATTTTTGACAAGTATACAGAACAAGCAGTGAAAAAACTGCAAGCTGATAATAAGCTTGAAGAAACAGGCATTTTGACAAATGAAACTACTTACGCATTAATGGATGCATTACGTGCAAAAATGAAATCAGATGACCCTCAACTTTTAAAAGCAAAAGAACTTATTTCTGATGCAAAAGAACAAACTGAGAAAAAAACAAACTAA
- a CDS encoding GerAB/ArcD/ProY family transporter, translated as MNFSLSKGQFFLLLFFIETGFIYISFQTPLISESRNMAWVLFIVAAIWHYFLLLFFERYYRYFYLNTFFQWVYKIYWFLMIASFIAYMEFVLASWVLPQTPEWIVIFFIVALSLYANLSRPETVINIGVMLIPLVFIFIIFLMLAVPDLTWTNLFPLDFTNKKQIIQGFIHGAFAFMGAEMFLIFRPFLQRELTLKGKPIFLYQLVIFAFYFISVLFSLMFFTIEEIKLVPEPIIYILKSQEVTFVKRLDIFFVYIWLSWSIVTVMIVNFTFRIIHFVKERKRPKLQIMIYHVLLAIVPLFLVKFRVIELMKSSFHYIFLIFTFLLPILIIFWNKWRGKECIEKG; from the coding sequence TTGAATTTTTCCCTATCTAAAGGACAATTTTTTTTACTATTATTTTTTATAGAAACAGGATTTATTTATATTTCCTTTCAAACGCCATTAATTAGTGAAAGTAGAAATATGGCTTGGGTGCTATTTATCGTAGCAGCAATATGGCATTATTTTTTATTATTATTTTTTGAACGTTATTATCGTTATTTCTATTTAAATACATTTTTTCAATGGGTATATAAAATTTATTGGTTTTTAATGATCGCGTCATTTATAGCCTATATGGAATTTGTATTAGCATCATGGGTTTTACCTCAAACACCCGAATGGATTGTCATCTTTTTTATTGTGGCACTATCGTTATATGCCAATTTAAGTCGACCAGAAACAGTAATCAATATTGGTGTGATGCTTATTCCACTCGTATTTATTTTTATCATTTTTTTAATGCTCGCGGTACCAGATCTTACTTGGACAAACTTATTTCCGCTTGATTTTACTAATAAAAAACAAATCATTCAGGGCTTTATTCATGGTGCATTCGCATTTATGGGCGCAGAAATGTTTTTAATATTTCGCCCCTTTTTACAAAGGGAGTTAACATTGAAGGGCAAGCCAATATTCCTATATCAGCTTGTGATTTTTGCATTTTATTTTATCTCAGTGCTTTTTTCTCTCATGTTTTTTACTATCGAGGAAATCAAACTAGTACCAGAGCCGATCATTTATATTTTAAAATCGCAAGAAGTGACTTTTGTGAAGCGACTTGATATTTTCTTTGTGTATATTTGGTTATCTTGGTCAATCGTTACTGTAATGATTGTAAATTTCACCTTTAGAATCATTCATTTTGTAAAAGAAAGAAAACGACCTAAGTTACAAATTATGATTTATCATGTGTTGCTAGCGATAGTCCCACTTTTTTTGGTGAAATTTAGAGTGATTGAATTGATGAAAAGTTCTTTCCATTATATATTTTTAATTTTTACCTTTCTATTGCCTATACTCATTATTTTTTGGAATAAATGGAGGGGGAAAGAGTGTATCGAAAAGGGATAA
- a CDS encoding CAP domain-containing protein — MKKTLTAICATFLLAAPIQLASAASNTTEGNSANQTTNCKVYYNNNWSNHKWVITKPHTTTPSKDTQTNTNQQTNQQTNQQTNQQTNQQNNTTTTPPTTSTPTTTTSDVNAFEQEVVKLTNAERTKAGLKALQTDDKLMAAAREKSQDMQSKKYFSHTSPTFGSPFDRMKALGITYKSAGENIAQGQRTPQEVVQAWMDSPGHRANILNANYTHIGVGYVKSGNYWTQQFIQK; from the coding sequence ATGAAAAAAACACTTACTGCAATTTGTGCAACATTTCTTTTAGCAGCTCCAATTCAGTTGGCTTCTGCTGCTTCTAATACTACAGAGGGGAACTCAGCAAATCAAACAACAAACTGTAAAGTTTACTATAATAATAATTGGTCAAATCACAAGTGGGTTATAACTAAACCACATACGACAACACCATCTAAAGATACTCAAACTAATACTAATCAACAAACAAATCAACAAACAAATCAACAAACAAATCAACAAACAAATCAACAAAATAATACAACAACGACACCACCGACTACTTCTACACCGACGACAACTACTTCGGATGTGAATGCTTTTGAACAAGAGGTAGTAAAATTAACGAATGCTGAGCGTACTAAAGCTGGTTTAAAAGCATTACAAACAGATGATAAATTAATGGCTGCTGCTCGAGAAAAATCTCAAGATATGCAATCAAAAAAATATTTCTCACATACTAGTCCAACTTTTGGTTCACCATTTGATCGTATGAAAGCTTTAGGTATTACTTATAAGAGTGCAGGTGAAAATATCGCTCAAGGTCAACGTACACCACAAGAGGTAGTACAAGCTTGGATGGATTCACCAGGACACCGTGCGAATATTTTAAATGCGAATTACACGCATATTGGTGTTGGTTATGTGAAGTCTGGTAACTACTGGACTCAACAGTTTATTCAAAAATAA
- a CDS encoding CobW family GTP-binding protein produces MKDVYLFSGFLGSGKTSMLTDVIRQLKEKGLKPAVIMNELGKLPFDSQAVEEDVPLKEMLEGCICCSGAEKTEAQIQSLLLDSEFDVLIIETTGAAHPVEALDAVYSPIFAEQLNVKGIVTVADSKLWLNRETLTPQVRTLFMEQIRHAHLLLANKTDLLSEAEQAKVVYELQGFNPHAFILQTTNGRVPLHLLESLKATAQTDKQNITTATISSMHLGSRLVEFDGVHFTQEQFEDWVRTLPDTVYRMKGYVPIEGIKNPMLFQYAYGMVQWLPEYIKMPAKLVLIGENIGSVNVIGMD; encoded by the coding sequence GTGAAGGACGTATACTTATTTAGTGGTTTTCTAGGAAGCGGCAAGACTTCTATGCTGACAGACGTAATTCGACAACTAAAAGAAAAGGGGTTAAAGCCAGCTGTTATTATGAATGAGCTTGGAAAGCTTCCTTTTGACTCACAAGCAGTGGAGGAGGATGTTCCTCTAAAAGAGATGCTAGAAGGCTGTATTTGTTGTTCAGGTGCCGAAAAAACAGAGGCTCAAATACAATCTCTACTATTAGATAGTGAATTTGATGTCCTTATTATCGAAACTACTGGAGCTGCTCATCCTGTAGAAGCATTGGATGCCGTCTATTCTCCCATTTTCGCCGAGCAGTTAAATGTTAAAGGGATTGTTACGGTTGCAGACTCAAAGCTATGGTTAAATCGTGAGACACTTACGCCACAAGTTCGTACGTTGTTTATGGAACAAATTCGCCACGCACATTTATTACTGGCGAACAAAACGGATTTACTAAGTGAAGCGGAGCAAGCCAAGGTAGTTTATGAGCTACAAGGTTTTAATCCACATGCTTTTATATTGCAAACTACAAATGGACGTGTGCCATTACATTTACTTGAAAGCTTAAAGGCTACAGCACAAACTGATAAACAAAATATTACGACAGCAACGATTTCATCAATGCATTTAGGCTCCCGTTTAGTAGAATTCGACGGTGTTCACTTTACACAGGAGCAATTTGAGGATTGGGTACGGACATTACCAGATACGGTTTATCGGATGAAAGGGTATGTTCCAATCGAAGGTATTAAAAATCCAATGCTGTTTCAATATGCCTATGGAATGGTGCAATGGCTTCCAGAATACATTAAAATGCCAGCAAAACTTGTTTTAATAGGTGAAAATATTGGAAGTGTCAATGTTATTGGTATGGATTAG